A stretch of the Pseudopipra pipra isolate bDixPip1 chromosome 11, bDixPip1.hap1, whole genome shotgun sequence genome encodes the following:
- the MAJIN gene encoding membrane-anchored junction protein isoform X2: MSLKPFTYPLPETRFLHAGRLVYKFKIRYGNFSSAPDLSLAESAAKESEEVIRVILGNLDDLHPFSTDHFTVFPYLSKWERVSKMKFKHENVHLVPYPYICTLYLELNSFQQNTSCGKEVNRGSDELVRRRNDISESTAVEGAVKRRRVEVGAENSCPQFRMDRTGADCAHQMSKAEHGFEKSSSKANECKFSPASLTKDWKRVESALEQGAAASQAEGAVQLLQQMDQTGKKGNVKSEGRSLSGFWRSIIFSPLQHLFGGKN; this comes from the exons ATGTCGCTGAAGCCGTTCACCTACCCACTGCCCGAAACAAGGTTCCTTCACGCTGGCAGGCTCGTGTACAAATTTAAAATCCGCTATGGCAACTTTAGCAG TGCTCCTGATCTCAGTCTTGCTGAAAGTGCTGCCAAGGAGTCAGAG GAAGTGATTCGAGTAATCCTTGGAAATCTTGATGACTTACACCCATTTTCTACAGACCACTTCACTGTGTTTCCGT ATTTGAGTAAATGGGAGAGAGTATCGAAGATGAAATTCAAACATGAGAATGTCCATCTTGTGCCTTATCCCTACATTTGCACATTGTATCTGGAATTGAACTCATTTCAGCAAAATACGTCTTGTG GTAAAGAAGTAAACAGAGGCAGTGATGAGCTT GTCAGGAGAAGAAATGACATATCAGAGAGTACTGCAGTGGAAGGAGCAGTGAAGAGGAGGAGAGTGGAAGTTGGAGCAGAGAATTCATGCCCACAATTCCGTATGGACAG AACTGGAGCTGATTGTGCTCATCAGATGAGTAAAGCAGAGCATGGATTTGAAAAG agctCTTCCAAAGCAAATGAGTGCAAGTTTAGCCCAGCATCCCTTACTAAAGACT GGAAACGTGTGGAATCTGCCCTTGAacaaggagcagcagccagTCAGGCTGAGGGtgcagtgcagctgctgcagcaaatggaccaaacaggaaagaaaggaaatgtgaaGTCGGAAGGAAGAAGTCTCTCAGGGTTCTGGAGAAG CATCATCTTTTCGCCACTACAGCACCTTTTTGGTGGAAAGAACTGA